Within Rhododendron vialii isolate Sample 1 chromosome 12a, ASM3025357v1, the genomic segment TGTATCCAAGGATTCAGATAAGGCATCTGGTTCAGTGATAGTTTCTGAACTAAACGTTCAGCATGTGACACTTTCTGGGATTGTCGAAGTATCTCGGAAGCAAAAGCGCACTAAACCTGTCCAAGAAGTGGTGGAAGGGCACAAATTACCTTCTTCATCAGTGAGTAAGTTTATTCTTGTAACCATATGTGCAGTGTCAGAGCTAGGATTTTGCTAAGGGGGTGGCACTTTTCAATTAAATTCCACTAATAATTGTTGCATGTTATTCGTAAAAGTCCGAAGGGAAAGTGTACCGAAAAATCAAGTTTTGTCTTGAGTTCTAtatgtttttttgtaaaaagGAACTAAGGCTTGGTTCAACCATCTCGTGGTCCTTAAATAGAAGTCATTGAGATGTTATTTATATGAGGATATTATGATAAGTTAgagggaaaaatattttatcttgCTGACTTTCTACTTAATGTTGCGTAGGCATTAATGCAAACAGACCTGATGCTGCAAATGAAAAGGGAGAAACTGATGCTCCTGATTCAGGTGCTCGAAGTAGATCAAAAGGGAGAAAAACTTCGAAAAAGCATCACTCCACTAATGTGGAAGGGTTTCCTTCGTTAGCTGTCTATGAGTCCAATAATCTGAAGAAGGATGACATGCAGTCTCGGCATGCAAATATTGCCCTTGATGATCAGAATTTTGAAACCAATCATCCTCAAAAAAATGAAGAGCGAAAGGAATTGCCACGGAACCATGATCCTGAAGCAATGCTGTCTGGAAAGTGTGAACCTCCGATTCATGGTGAAGCAGATATGCATTCTAAAAAATCTGTTGTCTCGGATAATTTGTTAGAAAGCACCATAGTCATGGAGTCTGGGAAATCTGCTGGCAGTGGAAGGATGAAAATGAGTGCGAAGAAATCTGTTGCAacaaagaaggtaatttcaagcaaGGAGCATGTTGATAATTCTGTTAGTGGTATCTCTTCGCAGGTGCCTCGTTTTGATGATCACTCCTCTGGTGAAGCTAAGAAAGAAAGCTTCTTGTCTCCGACTAAAACGAAAAAGATGTCGAAACGAAAGACTGTGGATACTTCTATTGTTGGTGCTAATGGGCAAAGTGATGGTGCGTGTGGAAATGAAGCAGAATCATTGCCGCCAACTCGAGTAGATAAAACTCAGCGGAATGCAGAAACTAGTGATGGCAACTTAAGAAAGAAAGTGGAAaagaatgatgatgatgatggtaaTGCTTCTAAGAGTTGCAAATCGACTGATGCTAATTATCATAGAGAAGTTTCTAAGTGTGATGGTGATAGCATTAATTTCAAAGACTACTTCATGCCTGGAGACCGTAACCATGAAGTTACACCTGTTGAGTTGGTTGTTGACAACGTGAGTGAAGCAAAAGGATCAGATAAGGAAACGAAAACTAAAAAGAATGCCAAAAAGGTTGTTTTACCTTCTCCAGCCACCTCTCATGATCCAGGAAACTCAATCAACTCATATGTAAACCAGGGAAGTGACAGAAGATCTCAGGGAGTTTCAAAAGCTTCCCGTAAAAAAATGGGGGAAGTTGTGAACAGTTCACGGCAGGAAAAGAGTTTGTTGGCTACTCCTGGTGCCATTTTTAATGGCAGTAGTGAGAGTTCTGAAGATGAGAGCACGACTGCGAATTCAGATTCCAGCACCAAAACCCCGTCAGATAATTCATCTTCATCAGGTTTCTCGGAAGGGGATGGCAAGTTAAATCTGGACTCATCAAGAAATGGTAACACAAGATCCTTGTTGGGACTCCTTTGTTTGTATAACTGTGGTGTGTCTAGTTGCTGATGAATTGTTTTTTGGCTTCTTGATTCTTGCATTTTGTATTCTTTGATGCATTTTTGTCTACTAATTATTGCAGATCTCCTCCTTGTAAGTTCTGTTATGCCTTTTAAGCAAACTATTCTTGGAGCTTCCAGTAACTAGTGTGTTCTATATCCATCTTAATTTCATGCAGGAACTTCTGGTGCAAAAGATAACGATGGCGGGAAAAGCATCACAAAATCCCAGTAAGAACCATGATACAtactttttctgttttgtgtaTTCTCATACATATGATCTCTTACCTCATATTTATGTCAGCTGATTTTGGTAGACTGTTTCAGTATCTCAGTTCAGCAGtttgtacttttttattttgtcagaTTCATCGTACCTTTATCATTATGTTACAGACATCGATGTAGATACAAGATGAATGGATATGTCACAATTCTTGCAACAGTAAATTCTAGAGGCTGGTGCATAGATATGTCAAGAACATGGCAATAGACATATGTATGGCATTTATGGATTGATGGATGTGGGTATCTGTATCTATACCCAAGGCTAACCACTATAACCAGAGCTACTCCTTTTACCATGGAATATATAGTTCCTTAATGTGCCTTCTTCAGTAACTTCTATGCTTCGTAACCTTAAacacagaaaataaaatgctaATGAACGAAAGTGGTTAGTGTATAGAAAGGCATCATATCTGTGAAAAGTATACACAAGTCAGTGAATGggtattgaaaattttgaaaatacattgAATTTCTGACGTCTTTGgtgttgtgacttgtgagtatTATCCATCGCCCATTGGGTAGTGGTTAGCAGGCCCAAAATGGAATGCTTCAAGCTATTTTTAGTTGAGCATTATTTATTACTTTTAGCAGGTGGAGATTTTTTCATTGCTTCTCATTCTGATCTCTTTTTGGCAGAGCTTTGGCCTCCAAAAATTTAACATTGGATAGGATTCTTAAAAGTTCAAGCAGATTCAAGAAGGCCAAGCTCACAGCAACTCAGTCACAACTTGAAGACGCTGAAAGTCAGCCTGTTGATTTTGTTCCGGATGGTCAAGCGAGCCTGTAATGACTAGAGGTGGTTGTCTATCTTGgcaatttttcttttccaccctGAGTCATTTTGCTATGCTGCTAATTTTGGTTAATTATTTCCATTTGAGAATCTCTCAAAAAACTTGTTGGGTGTTCTTCAGTCGTGCAACCTGGCCTGCTGCTTTTTTGTTCAGATACCTCTGTGGTTTGGTTCAGATACCTCTGCAGTTATGCAAAAGAGATATGGACATACGGCCTAGGGGTTTGGTTACAAGTTGGTATGTACATAGCGTGACCGTAAATTCCTCTAAATGGTGCAAAAGGAGTGGTTCTGGATTTGGATTTCTATGTTGTCATACTTCATTGATCCAAATAAaagtagaaagaaagaaaatggtgCACAAACATGCCAAGATTCAAGAACAACGTGGAGTAGTATGTGGTCTCACGGGGATTGTCTCCATATGCACATTTAATTGCCCGAATCACAAGCACAACTACTTTTATGCTTTTTTCTTTCATTGATACGCAATTGTGCCTGTGGTAGTATTGGTGTAGATTTTGGTTAGCCAGCTACAACAACTGCTAAAGCTAAGTCTGCTTCTGCTTCTCCACTTATTTTTTCCGTTCCCACTTGATACAATTTAATGCGTTTTCCTTGTGTTCAAGGTCTTCGATACAATTTTGTGCACTTCTTAGTGTTGGGGTACAAGGGGGCATACCCCTGGATAGAAGCCATGTTTGGTAAAAAACGAACTACATACAACAAACTGCTAGTTCTGTAAGAGTGTTTTAGCGCTTAATTGATGTCTCCAAGCAAGATTAAGAATCCAGTTCTAGTCTTTGGTAACCGAAATGAAAACAAATCGAAAATGCTTCCACGGAGCTATTTTTTGTTGAGCATCAGTCGCGGTTTCTACCGAGAGTCGTATGTTATTGTTTGTTCTCAAACTCTTGGTTTTCGAGCAGGGTTTTGGGTGCAAAGGACGTAACCGTGGTTATGATTCTTGGAAGTTCAAGCAGATTCAAGAAGGCCAAGCTCACAGCAACTCAATCACTACTAGAAGAAACGGAAGGTCCAGCTTTTGATTTTCTACAAAGACAGTCCAGGAAGCTGCAATTGCCCAAGGCGGGTTGCTCCTTGGCAATTTTGCTTGT encodes:
- the LOC131311060 gene encoding uncharacterized protein LOC131311060, whose amino-acid sequence is MAENRNRDSDDTTTTSGHNAVFVDTSLDTHLAVIVSDSDTVSDLKKKIMSEHSLCFPNFGEIKINALKVKRKRCFYHLSDSMLVKSAFNGAKKCWFVSVDAFSLKQHGDNQLPTDPAVSNQLAVVCFTKTPTGDLYASSPKIGNPEVASGNTGEDVLNNVKMTSMGVDGEPCNTSFLVNNVRSDLVEIQGTHVEEEHSKSRPDAKKKRKRESKGDENPLEGNDTLLVIEDTLKPKDKILENSMGYMKNCKMNSDMASVAAIVSEINMQYANPSGTFEVPQKQKHHKSVQEVVQQEKLRSSVDSLFREPPEDDHLVAVTHEKKKSKKMMKLPADRVIDAEPSFGIEGCKENVGTASKDSDKTSGLVMVSEKNVQHATLSGTVVSEKQKRSKPVQEVVEGHKLPSSSMDSLFTEDGDLVAGSSRGTKESKKKKKLPTDEAVNAKLSSVHDVGIEGCKENRGIVSKDSHKASGLVIVSEQNDQRATLSVQEVVEGHKLPSSSMDSLFTERTEDVHLVPHSSSGTKKSKKKKKLPTDEVANAEPKENVETVSKDSDKASGSVIVSELNVQHVTLSGIVEVSRKQKRTKPVQEVVEGHKLPSSSVSINANRPDAANEKGETDAPDSGARSRSKGRKTSKKHHSTNVEGFPSLAVYESNNLKKDDMQSRHANIALDDQNFETNHPQKNEERKELPRNHDPEAMLSGKCEPPIHGEADMHSKKSVVSDNLLESTIVMESGKSAGSGRMKMSAKKSVATKKVISSKEHVDNSVSGISSQVPRFDDHSSGEAKKESFLSPTKTKKMSKRKTVDTSIVGANGQSDGACGNEAESLPPTRVDKTQRNAETSDGNLRKKVEKNDDDDGNASKSCKSTDANYHREVSKCDGDSINFKDYFMPGDRNHEVTPVELVVDNVSEAKGSDKETKTKKNAKKVVLPSPATSHDPGNSINSYVNQGSDRRSQGVSKASRKKMGEVVNSSRQEKSLLATPGAIFNGSSESSEDESTTANSDSSTKTPSDNSSSSGFSEGDGKLNLDSSRNGTSGAKDNDGGKSITKSQALASKNLTLDRILKSSSRFKKAKLTATQSQLEDAESQPVDFVPDGQASL